One window from the genome of Streptomyces sp. NBC_00287 encodes:
- a CDS encoding SURF1 family cytochrome oxidase biogenesis protein: MYRFLLSRQWVILTLVAVLLIPTMIRLGLWQMHRYDERAARNQLVSDALSAKPVPVEELTAPGHTVTTNERYRTVTAKGHFDTDDEVVVRRRTNADDEVGYHVLTPFVLNDGKVLLVNRGWIPADRGASQSAFPKVPAPPSGELTVTGRLMPDETTEASGIKNLKGLPDRQIMLINSEHEAQRLDAQVLGGYLAQTGPAPKGDTPQQLGEPGDENAALNYAYAIQWWLFAAGVPIGWVVLVRRELRDRREREAEGATTEAEPAAV, translated from the coding sequence GTGTACCGCTTCCTGTTGTCCCGGCAGTGGGTGATCCTCACGCTGGTCGCCGTCCTCCTCATCCCCACGATGATCAGGCTGGGCCTCTGGCAGATGCACCGCTACGACGAGCGCGCCGCCCGCAATCAGCTGGTCTCCGACGCGCTGTCCGCGAAGCCGGTACCCGTGGAGGAGCTGACCGCCCCCGGGCACACCGTCACCACGAACGAGCGGTACCGCACCGTCACCGCCAAGGGGCACTTCGACACCGACGACGAGGTCGTCGTCCGCCGCCGCACCAACGCCGATGACGAGGTCGGCTACCACGTCCTCACCCCGTTCGTGCTGAACGACGGCAAGGTGCTGCTGGTCAACCGGGGCTGGATCCCCGCCGACCGGGGTGCGAGCCAGAGCGCGTTCCCGAAGGTTCCCGCCCCGCCGAGCGGTGAGCTCACCGTCACCGGCCGGCTGATGCCCGACGAGACGACCGAGGCGAGCGGCATCAAGAACCTCAAGGGCCTGCCCGACCGCCAGATCATGCTGATCAACAGCGAGCACGAGGCGCAGCGCCTCGACGCCCAGGTGCTCGGCGGCTACCTGGCACAGACCGGCCCGGCACCGAAGGGCGACACCCCGCAACAGCTCGGCGAGCCCGGCGACGAGAACGCCGCGCTGAACTACGCGTACGCCATCCAGTGGTGGCTGTTCGCCGCGGGCGTCCCGATCGGCTGGGTGGTGCTGGTACGCCGCGAACTGCGCGACCGGCGCGAGCGAGAGGCCGAGGGCGCGACGACGGAGGCGGAACCCGCGGCGGTGTGA